A region from the Bombyx mori chromosome 15, ASM3026992v2 genome encodes:
- the LOC101746994 gene encoding odorant receptor 4 yields MEQAKSEIDGSLVLSSFCMKRIGLSFESPKEFSSLLRQKIMFLLSFSGICYHVFSEIVYIGLTLTNSPRVEDVVPLFHTFGYGALSIAKVLSLWYKKDIFSQLLKELSEIWPTIPLDEDAQSIKTRSLSALHVTQRWYFATNVLGVWFYNVTPIVKYMYRWLKEGDGQIGFVWVSWYPFDKNGTVAHIAVYIFEIFAGQTCVWIMVSTDLLFSGMASHISMLLKLLQRRLQCFGTTPQTDDVNYQEIIAIIKLHQRLIRYCNDLEGVFSFSNLVNVVLSSMNICCVVFVIMLLEPLPALSSKLFLVSALIQIGMLCWYADDIFHANGDVATAAFNSGWYRTSPKCRRSLLFLIRRAQKPIAFTAMNFTNISLATYSAILTRSYSYFALLYTMYREN; encoded by the exons ATGGAGCAAGCTAAAAGTGAAATTGATGGATCTCTGGTGCTTAGCTCATTCTGCATGAAACGTATCGGGCTATCTTTCGAAAGTCCAAAAGAATTCTCATCGTTACTTCGTCAAAAAATTATGTTCTTATTATCGTTTTCTGGTATTTGCTATCATGTATTCAGTGAAATCGTGTACATTGGTCTCACATTGACCAATTCGCCACGAGTCGAAGATGTCGTGCCACTTTTCCATACCTTCGGCTATGGCGCTCTAA GTATTGCTAAGGTGCTGTCTTTGTGGTACAAAAAAGATATATTCAGTCAACTTCTCAAAGAACTAAGCGAGATATGGCCTACGATTCCGCTTGACGAAGATGCCCAATCCATCAAAACTAGAAGCTTGAGTGCTTTACATGTGACACAAAGAT GGTACTTCGCTACCAATGTCCTTGGAGTGTGGTTTTATAATGTAACTCCAATTGTTAAGTATATGTATCGTTGGCTCAAAGAAGGCGATGGACAAATAGGCTTTGTCTGGGTTTCCTGGTATCCGTTTGATAAGAACGGAACTGTAGCTCACATCGCTGTTTACATCTTTGAAATTTTCGCAG GTCAAACTTGCGTCTGGATAATGGTCTCAACGGACCTTTTATTCTCCGGTATGGCCAGTCACATCAGTATGTTATTAAAGTTACTTCAACGTCGCTTGCAATGTTTTGGAACTACACCACAAACTGATGACGTAAACTATCAAGAaataattgcgataattaaGCTCCACCAACGTCTTATCAG GTATTGCAATGACTTAGAAGGcgtattttcattttctaatcTGGTAAACGTCGTACTAAGTTCTATGAACATCTGCTGTGTGGTTTTCGTCATTATG TTATTGGAACCGTTGCCAGCTTTGAGCAGCAAACTGTTCTTAGTGTCCGCTTTAATACAAATAGGAATGCTGTGTTGGTACGCAGATGATATTTTTCATGCG aaCGGTGACGTAGCTACTGCTGCTTTCAACAGCGGTTGGTACAGAACCAGCCCTAAGTGTCGACGGTCCCTATTGTTTCTTATACGGCG agcTCAAAAACCGATAGCATTTACTGCTATGAACTTCACTAATATATCGCTTGCCACTTATTCCGCG ATTCTCACGAGATCGTATTCGTATTTTGCTCTACTTTACACAATGTACAGAGAAAATTAG